In the Deltaproteobacteria bacterium CG11_big_fil_rev_8_21_14_0_20_42_23 genome, one interval contains:
- a CDS encoding diguanylate cyclase: protein MLAYLLKRFFLLIPTFFGITLITFFIVQLAPGDPASLKAQAGNQMIASDAVHQQIVEDTKKLYGLDKPLPVQYLLWVSRVVRFDFGTSFRDHRPVMDKISDALPITLTLNVLTIFLIYLISLPLGTYAALKPNSLFDRVSALILFVLYSLPSFWVAMMLVVLFAGDVFNWFPLVGFISDGADQLSFFGRIGNVLWHLVLPLVCLTYGGFSFLARFARVSVLEVISQDYIRTARAKGLSEWKVVMKHGFRNALIPLLTLMSTLLPALLGGSVIIEQIFSLPGMGRLGFESVLARDYPVVLAIATISAFLTLVSILITDLLYVFVDPRISFSRRRV from the coding sequence ATGCTTGCATATCTTTTGAAACGCTTTTTTCTTTTGATTCCAACTTTTTTCGGAATTACCCTCATTACTTTTTTTATTGTCCAACTCGCTCCAGGTGATCCTGCAAGTTTAAAAGCACAAGCCGGTAATCAGATGATTGCCTCTGATGCGGTTCATCAGCAAATTGTTGAAGATACCAAAAAACTATACGGTCTCGACAAACCCTTGCCTGTTCAGTATCTGCTGTGGGTGAGCCGAGTTGTTCGTTTTGATTTTGGTACTTCATTTCGAGATCATCGTCCGGTTATGGATAAAATCAGCGATGCTCTTCCTATAACGCTCACCTTGAATGTGCTGACTATTTTTCTTATTTACCTCATTTCACTTCCGCTTGGGACGTATGCAGCCTTAAAGCCCAATTCGCTTTTCGATCGTGTTTCGGCGCTTATTTTATTTGTGCTGTATTCGCTTCCCAGCTTTTGGGTGGCCATGATGTTGGTTGTCTTATTTGCAGGCGATGTGTTTAACTGGTTTCCGCTTGTGGGATTTATTTCCGATGGTGCCGACCAACTTAGTTTTTTTGGAAGAATTGGCAATGTTTTGTGGCATCTGGTGTTGCCGCTTGTGTGTCTCACTTATGGCGGTTTTTCTTTTTTGGCACGCTTCGCCAGAGTTTCGGTGCTGGAAGTGATCAGCCAAGATTACATTCGTACCGCAAGAGCAAAGGGGCTTTCAGAATGGAAAGTGGTGATGAAACATGGTTTCCGAAATGCTCTCATTCCTTTGCTGACCCTGATGAGTACTTTGCTGCCAGCTCTTTTGGGAGGAAGTGTTATTATCGAACAAATTTTTTCCCTTCCCGGAATGGGACGCCTTGGATTTGAATCGGTGCTTGCAAGAGATTATCCGGTTGTGCTTGCCATTGCTACTATTAGCGCCTTTCTCACGCTCGT